The following nucleotide sequence is from Mangifera indica cultivar Alphonso chromosome 1, CATAS_Mindica_2.1, whole genome shotgun sequence.
TTCAGTCAAGGTTAGAAAATTGAGAATTCTCATGAAGTTGAGCATATGTGTACGGttgttaataattttgttgGGTTTGGTTGAGATAGCGAAGTTTGCTCCATGAAAAGTAACTGAGGAATAGAAATTAAACAAAGTGTATAAAATATCCTTTGGTTGAGATAGCGAAGTTTGCTCCGTGAAAAGTAACTGAGGAATAGAAATTAAATGATTTGCAAGAAGTAAGAGTTGGTATGAAACTATTCCAAGGCTGATTTGAGGTTCTGATCTTCCTTTTCCTCATTATTGCAGGGGCAAACTCAAACCGTTACCAAGCAGGCACCAACGATAACAGTCACCAATGCTCCTGGTAATAGCCGGTAGCTCAATCTTCTTCCTTGAAAAATTAGTCATGTTTTAGGTGTTTTTTGAAGTTCTCTTAGCTGGCTGATGATTAACTGAATTGCAGCATCACCGAAACTGGATGATGGTGGGACTGGATTTCCACCCCGGGATGATGATGGTGGTGGgggtggtggaggtggtggtggaggcAACTTTTCGGGTGGATTCTTTCTCTTTGGCTTTCTAgcgtttttagggtttttaaaggATAAAGAGTGCGAGGAGAACAACAGGAACAACCGCAGGAGATgagaaaattatcataaatattttaaacttgaattccAGGCTACAAATTTAGTTTATGGT
It contains:
- the LOC123218701 gene encoding protein YELLOW LEAF 1, choloroplastic-like; the protein is MPVLQATSIAASPLLIPAITGNWCKEQVKLSECCPARVSMQFQAAIAPAGIGLQLKPISKRRIQSAVVYASASGQTQTVTKQAPTITVTNAPASPKLDDGGTGFPPRDDDGGGGGGGGGGGNFSGGFFLFGFLAFLGFLKDKECEENNRNNRRR